Below is a window of Oreochromis aureus strain Israel breed Guangdong linkage group 4, ZZ_aureus, whole genome shotgun sequence DNA.
AATAATAAATAGAAAGAGGTAAAACTGTAAGTAACAATAATTTTACTAATGATTTTCACTATTTATCCAAAGCATAAACAACAAAACTACCTGACTGTACTTTGACCATTATTATCCTAACAAACGTTTCTTGAAGTATGCACTTCATAAGTGGTTAAAATGTGTAATTACAGCATCAACAGGACTGAATAAACTGATGATGATGGAGGGGAAAGGTGAGGGAGCAGTCACTTAATCTCATCCTTTGTCTTCATGGAGTAGATTTTGCTGATAAAGCTTTTTCTCAGCAGGTTCTTTGGTTTGTTCTGGCTGGAAACTGATCATGTGATCAATGTAATTGATAACGTTTACAGAGGTGAGCTACTCCAGGTGGTGCTGCTAGTTTTTTGgcttctttgttttcatgattAAAGTCTGAACATCTGCTTATATTTGTCATTAATAGAGCTCAGTTTGGGTTTGATtagctttgatttgattttcaaagctgcactgaaaaaaaaaatctaatttaaacATGACAAGAAAATATCCTCTGAGACTGGATTCATCTCATAAAACACCATCATGGTAATGTAGTGCACAGGGAATTTTTACAGATGTTGTTGTAAGATGAGTTTGTTGTGGAACAGTGATTTCACATGCAGTGACAAACTGGATCTGCCAGTAAGATCCAGTAAGAGTAAAAGCACAAGAGTTCAAGAGTTGAATGGGTGTATGGAAAACTGCAAATTCATGTTGGCAGCACTGAAAGTAAGGAAAACATGCACTGGTTAAATAAGAtgatagatgtttttttttttttaaatgaggctAAAAGATCGTAGCACGGCAGCTGGCAGATTATTAAAGTCTCTGCACACGCTCAGTTTGACACAGCTGGTACTTATATACCACTTTTTACTACATACCTCCTTCACACAGTGCaatgtctaacattcacacacagatgTGTTGTGGCAGCTCTGGGTTCAGTGTTGTGGGCAAAATTGTAACCTTGCAGTTGGTACATCCCCGACATACTCTTGTTCCTCAGCTGCAGTTGCTCCACGCAGGCAGCTGACAAGAAAACAAATAGAAAGCTAATAAGGAAATACAGACGCTCCACCCTACCTGCTTAGCTGTCACCTTTATTTTGAGTAGTTGCGCATTTCACAATGTAatgttatttcagtttttaacattttgtaatATAATGAGTAATGCAATAACATATAAAGTAATTTATCACACCTTTATctcatttcagttatttttttgttgcaaaATGAGATTGTTAAGAAGACCAACACTGTCACTAAAACCTGCCATAAGTGCTGCCATTAGACAAAGTCGGTCTGCGAATAAATGGGCTCATTTTCATGACCACATCACATCAGTCACAGTAAATAGAAGGCAGACATCTCTACAGCTGATATCTCCAAAACtgggaaaataataaaaaataaaaaactttcacattttattttgcttcttGAGGTAAATGCTTGGCAAAAGATTTTTCCTTCAAATCATCAATTTCTTTTCCAGTGCAATTTAACAGTTTTCAAAGAAAATACTGTTTAAGTGTTTAACATTGTATCCAACAAACAAGGTAGAAAAGTAGAAATATGTTTCTTATATTGTTGTGACTGTGAGGTTGCAAGTAATAATCTACTTTGTTCTCAGAATcaagaaaaactgtgaaaaaaatacaaaaagaaaaaaaagaatgaaagataAAATACAAAGACTTCATATCTTTCATTGTTGTATTCATTCCATTACATAGATATGTGTATAACAGTAACACGTACAAGTCTTCTGGCAGAAACTCTGTCCAATCTAAGCATAATCATAAACAACTCCAGAATACACAGCATATGAGTCAGAATTCATAGTAAAAACACTGAAGTCATAGGACACATTGCACAACTAGTTTCATTTTCTTGGCAGAGGTACAATAAAGTCTTCATTGGTTGACAGTAAACCCGCCCAAACGTCACCACTGAGCTCTTTGTAGATAACCGATTAAGGCAGAATCAAGTCAAAGATTAGCAGGCAGAGCTTTAAGCGTATAAAGTCTGTAAAGTCGAAGCTTGTTCACATTCATTTATGTCCATCACATCATGTCAATCAAGTCAGACTCTCTACAGGAAGAGTTGGAGACAAAAGGTGAGGTTGAGGAGATGGAAGAGGACAAAGATGAAGGAGTGAGCAGGACGACCCCCGCTGCTTTGTGATACGGGGCTTGAGGTAGTTgtggtggtgttggtggtggtgttggtggtggtgttggaGGCTGGAGACAAGAGTGTCCCCAGCGTCTTCATCAGAAAGGCATCAAAAGTGCTCAGTCTGGTGAAGGTCATGACTGAGCTTCGTCTCCTCCTGGCAGGAGCTGTTAAAACGACCGCCTGGAACCAAGAGCCGCCCTGCTTACACATCAGCGGGCCGCCAGAATCACCCTGAACAGACGGGAAGCATCAGTTATTATTTTCATGTGACTCAAAGGAAGAGTTTGATGCACCTTTGTTACCAGAAAACTTTGGACTATGATTACTATATTTACCTAAAACTAAACGACCACATTTTAGAGAGTTATAATAAAAAACTGTTTGAGTCGAAGTGCTTCAGGATTCGTTTTGTGCTCTTCAGTTCTTGGAATCAGACCACTCAGCTAATCATCTTTTTTTAAGGATTTACTAAACTTTAGCTTATCGGGACATCAAATCTGCATGTACAGATTTTATgataaaacacttaaaaattTTCCCGCAAAAGATTTTAGCCTTctgttacgtccctctgcagcctctaatctgctcagggtgttcagctggtgctaattggaTGCAGGGGCATCCATGCTTAAAGATGCCAACTACAATGTGAACACTGTGCTTCTGTtagcttttacttttatttcaggTTTGTAGGTCAAGGACCTGAAGGCTTCAGAGGGGCTTTTAATAAATTTAGGGGTCCTAGAGGAACCCTTTTAAGGGAGGAGgtgttacgtccctctgcagcctctaatctgctcagtgtgttcagctggtgctaattggccacacctagtcaggtgtggataaaagcatacctgaggcaagcttcCAGGGAGCTCACTTGCTTTTGCCTTGGTGGCACTAGCCATTTTAGCCAGCCTCCTAtgccattttaagataaaacctctTCCTACCTACACTCTGCTATTCGtctccttttttttatgttgcggtctcgagccgggtcgtaacataaGTGCTCCTGCATGAGGGTTTTGAAGTTGccacactgaacacacacaaaaagtaacATGTGACCAACACAAAGGAGCACAACAGTCACCAACCCAAAACGATTACCTGACCtacaacacaaaaccaaaagtaGGAACAAATAATCACAACTAAGTGATCTGTTGTCTCCACCACACAAACAGCCACATACAAGTGGCCCTATACCACAACAAGTTACTTTAATCCAAAAAGTTCAGTAAAGCAAACACTCTAGTGACCAACCACAAATGGAGAGCTATGGCCACACAATGATCACATCAAGGGGGACTCAGCACCCCTCAGTGTTATTGCCATCACTTGGCCAACAACACTCACAAGTGATCTAACAAAAGTAGTCATATTCCCCACAACACTAAAggtcacagcacaaaacactcacCTCATGAGGATCTCATTAGcatccatcaacactgacatatTCGATGCACACACAGTACACATTATGCCAACTTAAAAACAGCCTACCTGCCTCAGCTACAGATCATAATTAATGACTGGTCTCAAACCTCCTGCCAAGTTTAGTGCCACTGGTTCACTTTGAGCAACTCCCATCCTAAAACGctaaaaaaacccaataaaACTTTACCTGTCTAGTCTTCAGTGGTGTACCGGGCTCAAGGCACCTTTAAATGCAAACTCAAGGGTAGGCAGCAGACCAGGGGTACAGTCTCCCACCAAACCCTGAAGCGTACCCCCACCCAGGATAACCACCAAACACAATAAACTAAAACatagcaaaacaacaaacaagtgcTCCGATGGAAGGGCAGCACAGCCACCCAGTTGAACACACTTACTAAAGGGATGTTACTCAATCACAGTGAACACCTTCGCTCACCCActtaaaagtcaaacaaactgaTATTCAGACTCCACTAAAATGTCCAAATAAGAAAAAATCTCTTCTCACTAACACTCTGGTATTCatctccttttttatgttgcggcctcgagccgggtcgtaacaccTTCTAAGACACAAACTCTTTCATAGcatgcagtttttatttctctttcctatttgggctgattgggacctgatgagtttaaaaacaaagaattacattattttttttacctgatttttgtttctgagaaaaatgagatccacatatgagggcATTTaacgatagaacagtggcagtatacagggagtgcagaattattaggcaagttgtatttttgaggaataattttattattgaacaacaaccatgttctcaatgaacccaaaaaaactcattaatatcaaagctgaatgtttttggaagtagtttttagtttgtttttagttttagctattttagggggatatctgtgtgtgcaggtgactattactgtgcataattattaggcaacttaacaaaaacaaatatatacccatttcaattatttattttaccagtgaaaccaatataacatctccacattcacaaatatacatttctgacattcaaaaacaaaacaaaaacaaatcagcgaccaatatagccacctttctttgcaaggacactcaaaagcctgccatccatggattctgtcagtgttttgatctgttcaccatcaacattgcgtgcagcagcaaccacagcctcccagacactgttcagagaggtgtactgttttcctccttgtaaatctcacatttgatgatggaccacaggttctcaatggggttcagatcaggtgaacaaggaggccatgtcattagtttttcttcttttataccctttcttgccagccacgctgtggagtacttggacgcgtgtgatggagcattgtcctgcatgaaaatcatgtttttcttgaaggatgcagacttcttcctgtaccactgcttgaagaaggtgtcttccagaaactggcagtaggactgggagttgagcttgactccatcctcaacccgaaaaggccccacaagctcatctttgatgataccagcccaaaccagtactccacctccaccttgctggcatctgagtgggactggagctctctgccctttaccaatccagccacgagcccatccatctggcccatcaagactcactctcatttcatcagtccataaaaccttagaaaaatcagtcttgagatatttcttggcccagtcttgacgtttcagcttgtgtgtcttgttcagtggtggtcgtctttcagcctttcttaccttggccatgtctctgagtattgcacaccttgtgcttctgggcactccagtgatgttgcagctctgaaatatggccaaactggtggcaagtggcatcttggcagctgcacgcttgacttttctcagttcatgggcagttattttgcgccttggtttttccacacgcttcttgcgaccctgttgactattttgaatgaaacgcttgattgttcgatgatcacgcttcagaagctttgcaattttaagactgctgcatccctctgcaagatatctcactatttttgacttttctgagcctgtcaagtccttcttttgacccattttgccaaaggaaaggaagttgcctaataattatgcacacctgatatagggtgttgatgtcattagaccacaccgcttctcattacagagatgcacatcacctaatatgcttaattggtagtaggctttcgagcctatacagcttggagtaagacaacatgcatgaagaggatgatgtggacaaaatactcatttgcctaataattctgcactccctgtaatttTCTCGTAAGTGGACATCAAGCCCATGTAGATCAAAATTTAGTGTTTTGCTCTatacaacccaaaatgtgatgtcacatatatggacaccaggtcctaggaggttaaaccATTTGAAAGAGTTTTATTCAGTTTCTGAACATTTTGAGCAATCAGGAAACTTAAAGCTTCTGATAAGCAGCTAAATCCAAGGTCCAGAATAAACATGTCAGCAGACAGTGTGTTATAAGAAGAAGAATCCAGTCATTTACCTGCTGCAGTGCAAACACGTCTGTACAGATGCTCTCACTCGATGATGAGCTCCCACAGTTTACCACCGAGGTGTTGAACTGCTGCATAACTTCCTCAGCTAACATTATGAAAGATAAGAAAATCCTGATGTTTGACTAAAGAAACTGTAAGTGCAGTGGTCCACATGTGTAATCTGAGAGATGGACTGGTGCAGAGTCTGGGCAGAACTCTGTCAGCCTTCATGTTGCTGactcacctcctcctcttccaggACTCCAACCGGCCGCCCAGCACGCCAAGCCCTCGGCGAAGGTTCTCCCGTTGTCCAAGCAGATGGGCTGGATGTAGTCGGTCAGGGTGGGCTGGGCAGATAGACGGAGGATGGCTATGTTGGTCCCGGTCGTGTTGCTCAGAGTGATATTTGTCACATTCAGCGTCACCTCAAAGGGGTTGGATCCATTTAGCTTCAGACGCCCCAACACGACAGTCCACTCGGACGCTACAGGAGAGCTGTGGGAGGAACGAAGCACACAAACATAATCTTCATCAGCTTCAAACAAGATCTACACCTTTACACTCAACTTCATGGGACCCAAGCCAACAATACTATGAAAATGAGTGGGACTGGAGGTGGGTTTCAAATTGGCTTGCAGAAGCACAACTCTCACCAAAATAGCACTTAATTTATACTTCTGCCCTGAATCtatttagagcaggggtgtccaaactctggcccgcgggccaacTGCAGCCCGTCCATTTTAATTGGCccgcaagtaattttataaatagaatagaaaatggcccgcacttcaacttttgcttgagtgtattgcacttcttagttttaacaccagggggagctactgttgatcaaggcagttgctccaccaaaaaggacaatcacagaagaaatttaccccaagttaccaaacatggcagaaccaaagaagcgaaaggtagaaagtgagtgcagaaaatttcagacacggtgggagagtgaatatttcttcaaagaattcaaggagacgtgtgtctgtttgatctgcactgaaactgtggcagttatgaaagagtataatgtacgacgtcattatgaaaccaaacatcaggcctatgcatcctacactggtgctgagcgagagcaggaATTAAAGCAAATGCTAGCTCtcctgcggggtcagcaacagtatttattttcgtgctcaaattgtccaggaaaaggctacaatagcagctatgaggtcgcccaactcatcacaagacatggcaagcctgTTTCAGATCGAGACCTAATAAAACGCTGcttcgttaaagtcaccgaaataatgtgcccggaaacagtgcaggacttcaataacgtcagcatgtccagaaatacagttgtgcgaTACATTGAAGActcgtcagccaacattaaactgcaactgtctgataaagctgtgcttttgatttttactccatcgcatgcgatgagagcaccgatgccacagacgccgcacagctgctattttttgcggggagtggacgagagcacgagcactttaggtgagtaaaaaatatattccacagtacccgtgtgttaatatgcatgcatgtgcaggtacacatgcttcaaatatcaataatgcgcatcaattctgtcactaccctgcatttgcgcaccactttcttatatgcgtttttcttgttaacacacagagtacacaccgctgtgtaGAGCAcgtgtgtgcagatcaacaatggataatatatcagtacgggagagagtatgagcgtgcagcatttaaagcgtggaagtactgaccttactttgagtttgattccataaaaagtgacaaaaacattagtgtccgcaGTTCACTCTGCATGGGAAGAAAGCTTCTTTTTACAACAAAAAATCCcttaacttccaagcaagcactgAGTGTGCTACGACGTAATGGGAAATTAcacggattcttccactgaccgctgcagcacacctgcaccagggtaaacctccgcctaccccactcctgctttacaggtgaaaatagagcaacaggaccgctagtctttgattttatatattttctgctctgtttcaCTTGCATCTCTTTGAAAGattgagtgtaaacacaaaaaaaatattttagtttatgtgtgtttaaatgttaaacaaatttcttccagtcagagaatgttgcatataatttacagtttgcttgatgcataaagttaaaagttaaaaaactaataaaacaagttttaaaaagagacttttccatttgattacattttgtatgatggattatgcagaaaaagtagaattgggctgaaaaatctgtcgctttatcacctattcaggttgtaaatcatgtttttaaaaagtaactaagttactaagtaattaattacttttgaaaataagtaatcagtaaagtaacacgattactttttcttttcacttctgGATTCAATACATGACCTGAACAGACGTCACTAATCGTTTAACTATGTCATCGTCTGGCCAAACTTCAACCTTGCTCCAACTCACCTTGAGAAACAGTCGGCGTTGCTCAGCACTGAGTCCAAGGCCACCAGAGTCCCACCGCACACATGACTTCCATTCTTCTGCAGACTCGCCATCCACGGCCACGAGCCGGCTGTCGCCATCGAGGTTCCTCCCAAAATGCCAGAATTCTTCGGAGCTTGTCCACAGAACACTGCTGAGGAGAAAAACCAGAGGCAGACGCAAAGAAATGTTAAACCTTTTAACCATCAGTTCAGTTCAGGTGGTTCATCTTAAAGAATCATAACATCACAGATCAGAAAAGTTTAAACAGaaaggaataaaaaagagaagcgCACGGGTGATGTCACAATCATCAAAACCATTACGACTTGGCCAATACAGAAGCTGTGAATGATCTCCGAGGTCCGGAGACGACAGAGACCTGAGGAGCTGCCTTCTGTTTGTGGGAGAAAGTGGCCCTCAGGCTGGCCTGTCCTGAGCTATGAAGAAACCTAAGATGGATAGTATTCTGCACTATCAAACTGCATTCAAACTGCTCTTTACTCTGAGACATGACTAAACTGCAAATGTCAGCGTAAAGCAGCTCATCAGGTTTGCTGATGATACAACATTGTTGGGGTTCATTAACAACAGAGCTGAGACATCTTGCAGAGCAGAAGTGCAACTTTTAGTGAGCTGGTGTAGAGACAACAGCCTGTCCCTTAACATCAACAGGAGGAAAGAGTTGGCTGTGGATTTGAAAAAGgctgaaaccaaacatcagtaGAGACGGTCAGCAGCACAAGATTCCCACAAAACTCTACATCACTGAAGAGCTCTCCTGGACTCCTGGAACCTCACACACCTGGCAGAGAAGGCAAAACATAAAGCTTTCAACCTTAGGAGGTTGAAGTGAGTGTGGAACTCTTCCTCATCCTCACCACCTTTTACTGAAGCACTATTCAGAGCATCCTGACAAGCTTGACAAGCCTCACTTCACACCTTATTTTTCACTACAGCTGTAATTACAAAGAAATTGAACTTGAAAATAGAAATGGGCAAAACTCAGTAAGAGTAGATCACActtagaaaaaaaggaaaacagaatcAACGAAAATGGCAATTAGTCCATTTCTAACTTTTTAGGTGTTTTTTGGGTTGGTGCTTGACTTACGTTTGCTGGTGGTGGTTgtaggggtggtggtggtggtggtggtggtagtagGGGTGGTGGTTGGCACTGGTGGCAGTCCTTTGCAGGTAACACTGAGGTCACTGTTGGTCCCAGTGGACGTGAACGTCATGAAGCCCGGCTGGTTGGAGGAGATCTGGCTGTTGATCCAGGTCTGGTACTGGGATACTCTGGCGTAGACTCCTGGAAAATTGGGCCTGGCACAACCTTCCCCAAAACTGACGACTCCCGCCTGAATCCAGCGACCGTTCTGCTTGATCACCATTGGACCTCCTGAATCCCCCTTTGAGACCAGGAACATTTACTGTTAGCTGAGGAGAAGAAACTGTAGAAGGTGAAAATGTGCCAAACAGGTAACAACAATCACCTGACAGGAGTCCTTTCCTCCTGCACTTAACCCGGCACAGATCATGTTGTCAGTGATTGTTCCCACTCCATTGTCACAGTTACACTGCCTGTTTCCCACAACAGGAACCTCCACCTCCATCAGGTTTTGTGGAAAAGGAAGCGACACTGAAggggtaaaaaaatatatatgtatccgTTTGTAATAAATGACATGTGACTGATTAAATGTACCTTCAAACAAAAGGATGGGTCCACCAAACTTACAAACAAAGTCATGATTAACTTGTGTAGTGTATTGACCTCACTCTGTCATCTAAGGTATCAGCAatatcagctgctgtttttaaatgtgctatagaaataaacttAAACTTCACACATAGAAAGTAGATGGACGTCCTTGTAATAGCTGTCTGATTCTACTTGGGGGGGGGAAGTGTCTTGTTTCCTACATTATAGTCATCATCTCTCTAAAAACAATCAGGTGTCTTTATGACCCACCTCCTTCTCCAGTGTTGCCCCAGCCGGTGACCCAGCTGTTAACACCGCTGTAGAAGGTGCTGTCTGAAGCTGCCAGGCAGACGGGAGAAATGTAGCTGGTGAAAGTCACCGGTGAGGAGAGCCGCAGGAGGCAGATGTCGTTGTCGTTGGTTTTAGAGTTGTAGTTTGGATGTATGATGATCTGTGTTACTGTCTGAGACACTGCATTGGGATTAGATCCCTGTAGAGTCTGACGGCCCAGATTCACACTCAGTCCACTCTGGTCGGTGCTGAGCTCATCAAGGAACACAAAACAGCATGCAGTTATTACGATGGCTAAAAAGAAATGATATTATTGACTTCCTGCCCTGTTAGATATTTATCCTGTTACACCCTCAGCCCCCTGATTAAGACATTTCATAATCTCTTCATGGTAATACATCTTCGTTAGTGTGCAGCTTCACTCTCATTACTCACGTTTGAAAGCAGTGAGCAGCAGTCAGCACCCACTGACTGTTAATGAGGGATCCTCCACAGAAGTGGGACCCAGATGTTTGCAGACTGACCTGCCAGGGCCAGCTGCCATCGGGGGCCACCTGTCCTCCTACAATCCTGGTGTTCAGAGCCGCTTGACCACAAACTGAAGACAGACATTAAAACACAGAGTGAGCATTACTGTATGAGCTGTATACTCTCAGCATTACAAACTGCTGAGTGAGGACACCCCCTCCGCGAATCACtgccttatcgtggtggaggggtttgtgtgtcctgaggtcccaggggctatgttgtccgggggcttttgccccccgatagggtctcccatggaaaattggtcctgggtaagggaccagacaaagagcgattcagaagacccttatgaggAAAACATCAAGAAAACAGTTTACCCTGTCTGTGGAGCCAGGCCCAGGGAGGGTACCCCAGGGCGAGCATTTGGTGGctgggccttagtccatgggccCCGGCTGGGCACAGACCGAAAAGGGGACATAGGCCCATCCTCCTGCAGgtccaccacccgcaggagatGCCTTAGTGGTCAGGTGCATTGTGTGCCGGGTGCCAGCCAAgggcggaggccctggcggactgatccccggctaccAAACCTGGCaattgggacatggaatgtcacctctctggtggggaaggagcctgagctagtgcgtgaggttgagaggtaccggctagatatagtcgggctcacctcaacgCATGGcctgggctctggaaccagtctcctagaAAGGGGCTGGACTCTCTCTCAGTTCGGAGTTGCCCCTGTTGAGAGGctgcgggctggggtgggtattctaatatcccctcgaCTCGTTGCCCGTACGTTGGGGTTCTCTCTGGTgaatgagagggtttgttccctgcaccTTCGGGTCAGGGAACAGGTCCTgtctgtcatctgcgcttatgcgccgagcgGCAgctcagagtacccagccttcttggagtccATGGatggggtgctggaaggtgcttcgcctggagactctgttgtcctactgggagacttcaatgctcacgtgggtaatgACAGAGAGACCTGGAGGggtgtgattgggaggaacggcctcccagatctgaacccgagtggtgtttttttattggacttctgtgcaaatcacagtttggccataaaaAACACCATGTTAGAACATTAGAGTGTCCATAaatgcacgtggcaccaggacgctgtAGGCCGCAGGTCAATGATCGATTTTGTactcgtatcaccagacctgcgaccatatgttctggacactcgggtaaagagaggggctgagctgtcaactgatcaccaactggtggtgagttggataaGGTGGTGGGGGAGGTAGCTgtacagacccggtgcacctaaacgtgtagtgagggtgtgctttGAACACCTAGCAGAGGCCTTGGCCCACGAGATCTTCAACAATAACCTCCGGGAGAACTTCAACAGCATtctgagggagactggggacactGAGTCCGAAaggaccatgttcagcacctccattgcCGAAGCAATGCAATGAGCTGGGgctgcaaggtggttggtgcctgtcatGGTGGTAACCCTCGAACCAAATATTACACACCAGAGGTgaatggtaaaatggtaaatggcctgtatttatatagcactttaatagtccctaaggaccccaaagcattttacatatccagtcattcacccattcacacactggtgatggcaagctacattgtagccacagccaccctggggcgcactgacagaggcgaggctgccggacactggcgccaccgggccctctgaccaacaccagtaggcaacgggtaaagtgtcttgcccaaggacacaacgaccgagactgtccaagctggggctcaaaccggcaaccttccgattacaaggcgaactcccaactcttgagccacgatcgccctgaATCGGGAGAAGGGATTCAGGGTGAAGGGAGCcgccaggctgaagaaggagtcctattgAACTTGGCTAGCCTATGGGAGCTGACAGGTAGTGACAGGCCAAGCGGGATGCGGCTCAGGCGGTGGtggaagcaaaaactcgggtgtgggaggagttcggagaggccatggaaaaagacttttggactgcctcgaagagattctggcaaaccatcaggtgactcaggaggggaaagcggtgctctaacTGCTAGAcgtcagtgctgcgtttgatactgttgatcataatatcctattagagcgattagaacatgctgtaggtattacaggtactgtgctgcagtggtttgtatcatatctatctaatagactccaatttgttcaagtaaatggagagtcctcttcacacactaaggtcaattatggtgttccacagggttcagtgctaggaccaattctatttacattatacatgcttcccctaggcagcatcattagaagacatagcataaattttcactgctatgcagatgacacgcagct
It encodes the following:
- the LOC116316866 gene encoding transmembrane protease serine 9-like isoform X2, which gives rise to MAFYKVMCLAAGLMLLTQESESQLDVCGQAALNTRIVGGQVAPDGSWPWQVSLQTSGSHFCGGSLINSQWVLTAAHCFQTTDQSGLSVNLGRQTLQGSNPNAVSQTVTQIIIHPNYNSKTNDNDICLLRLSSPVTFTSYISPVCLAASDSTFYSGVNSWVTGWGNTGEGVSLPFPQNLMEVEVPVVGNRQCNCDNGVGTITDNMICAGLSAGGKDSCQGDSGGPMVIKQNGRWIQAGVVSFGEGCARPNFPGVYARVSQYQTWINSQISSNQPGFMTFTSTGTNSDLSVTCKGLPPVPTTTPTTTTTTTTTPTTTTSKLFCGQAPKNSGILGGTSMATAGSWPWMASLQKNGSHVCGGTLVALDSVLSNADCFSSSPVASEWTVVLGRLKLNGSNPFEVTLNVTNITLSNTTGTNIAILRLSAQPTLTDYIQPICLDNGRTFAEGLACWAAGWSPGRGGAEEVMQQFNTSVVNCGSSSSSESICTDVFALQQGDSGGPLMCKQGGSWFQAVVLTAPARRRRSSVMTFTRLSTFDAFLMKTLGTLLSPASNTTTNTTTNTTTTTSSPVSQSSGGRPAHSFIFVLFHLLNLTFCLQLFL
- the LOC116316866 gene encoding transmembrane protease serine 9-like isoform X1, yielding MAFYKVMCLAAGLMLLTQESESQLDVCGQAALNTRIVGGQVAPDGSWPWQVSLQTSGSHFCGGSLINSQWVLTAAHCFQTTDQSGLSVNLGRQTLQGSNPNAVSQTVTQIIIHPNYNSKTNDNDICLLRLSSPVTFTSYISPVCLAASDSTFYSGVNSWVTGWGNTGEGVSLPFPQNLMEVEVPVVGNRQCNCDNGVGTITDNMICAGLSAGGKDSCQGDSGGPMVIKQNGRWIQAGVVSFGEGCARPNFPGVYARVSQYQTWINSQISSNQPGFMTFTSTGTNSDLSVTCKGLPPVPTTTPTTTTTTTTTPTTTTSKPVFCGQAPKNSGILGGTSMATAGSWPWMASLQKNGSHVCGGTLVALDSVLSNADCFSSSPVASEWTVVLGRLKLNGSNPFEVTLNVTNITLSNTTGTNIAILRLSAQPTLTDYIQPICLDNGRTFAEGLACWAAGWSPGRGGAEEVMQQFNTSVVNCGSSSSSESICTDVFALQQGDSGGPLMCKQGGSWFQAVVLTAPARRRRSSVMTFTRLSTFDAFLMKTLGTLLSPASNTTTNTTTNTTTTTSSPVSQSSGGRPAHSFIFVLFHLLNLTFCLQLFL
- the LOC116316866 gene encoding transmembrane protease serine 9-like isoform X3, which produces MAAGPGSTDQSGLSVNLGRQTLQGSNPNAVSQTVTQIIIHPNYNSKTNDNDICLLRLSSPVTFTSYISPVCLAASDSTFYSGVNSWVTGWGNTGEGVSLPFPQNLMEVEVPVVGNRQCNCDNGVGTITDNMICAGLSAGGKDSCQGDSGGPMVIKQNGRWIQAGVVSFGEGCARPNFPGVYARVSQYQTWINSQISSNQPGFMTFTSTGTNSDLSVTCKGLPPVPTTTPTTTTTTTTTPTTTTSKPVFCGQAPKNSGILGGTSMATAGSWPWMASLQKNGSHVCGGTLVALDSVLSNADCFSSSPVASEWTVVLGRLKLNGSNPFEVTLNVTNITLSNTTGTNIAILRLSAQPTLTDYIQPICLDNGRTFAEGLACWAAGWSPGRGGAEEVMQQFNTSVVNCGSSSSSESICTDVFALQQGDSGGPLMCKQGGSWFQAVVLTAPARRRRSSVMTFTRLSTFDAFLMKTLGTLLSPASNTTTNTTTNTTTTTSSPVSQSSGGRPAHSFIFVLFHLLNLTFCLQLFL